A genomic window from Sulfurospirillum multivorans DSM 12446 includes:
- a CDS encoding YkgJ family cysteine cluster protein produces the protein MERLMKCEGYPYAFDPNACQNCSGKCCIGESGYIWVSQEEISAIALKLSLSKEAFINNYLLKIRYRFTIKEIAYEGGYGCVFFDMEKKMCRIYDVRPQQCRTFPFWEYFKENIDEVVTECPGIIRL, from the coding sequence ATGGAGCGTTTAATGAAATGCGAAGGCTATCCGTATGCGTTTGATCCAAATGCCTGTCAAAACTGCTCGGGGAAGTGTTGTATTGGTGAGAGTGGGTACATTTGGGTGAGCCAAGAGGAGATAAGTGCGATTGCTTTGAAACTTTCGTTATCCAAAGAGGCATTTATCAATAACTATTTACTAAAAATTCGCTATCGTTTCACGATCAAAGAGATCGCATACGAAGGCGGCTATGGTTGCGTCTTTTTCGATATGGAAAAAAAGATGTGTCGTATCTATGACGTACGCCCACAACAGTGCCGTACATTCCCTTTTTGGGAATATTTTAAAGAAAATATTGACGAGGTAGTTACAGAATGTCCCGGTATTATTCGCTTATAG